CGGACGCAAGGCACTATATTCCCCTGGTGCCCACCACCACTGCCCCCACCCCGTTCGACTACGCCTGCTTCGTCGAGGACCTGAAACAGCGCATCGATGGCGCGCGGCTGTCGGCCGCGCGGGCCGTCAACCGCGAACTGGTGGCGCTGTACTGGGACATCGGGCAGGCCATTCATGAGCAGCAGGCGCGCCGCGGATGGGGCGACGCGGTGGTCGACCGGCTGGCGCGCGATCTCAAGACCTTCTTTCCCGGGACGGCCGGTTTTTCGGCGGCGAGCCTCTGGCGCATGCGGCAGTTCCACGCGCTCTACACCGCGCCGGAATTTCTCGCACAGCTTGTGCGAGAAAACGAGCGCGATGCCAAGCGCCCGCGGGCGTCCAAGGCGCTTGTGGTGACCGGCGATCGGCAACTCGCACAGGCTGTGCGAGACATGGTGGAGGCCGTGCCCTGGGGCCATCATGTCAACCTGCTGTCCAAGCTCGACGACGCCGGCCAGCGGCTTTTCTACCTCAAGGCCACCGCGCGCTTCGGCTGGAGCCGCAACGTGCTGCTCAACCAGATCAAGGCGCAGGCCTACGAACGGTCGCTGGCCGAGGGCAAGGCGCACAACTTCGCGCTGGCGCTGCCAGAGCACCTTGCCGAGCAGGCTGAGGAAGCCCTCAAGAGCAGCTACAACCTGGAATTTCTCGGCATCCGGCGAGAGATCAGGGAGCGCGAGCTGGAAGATCACCTGATCGACAGGCTGCGCGACTTCATCCTCGAGCTGGGCTACGGCTTCTGCTTCGTCGGGCGCCAGTACCGCCTCACGCTCGGGCGCAAGGAGTACTTCATCGACCTGCTCTTCTACCATCGCTTTCTCAAGGCGCTGGTGGCCATCGAATTGAAGATAGGTGCCTTCGAGCCGGAATTCGCCGGCAAGATGGACTTCTATCTCAACCTTCTCAATGAGAAGGAGCGTGCGCCGGACGATGCACCGTCCATCGGGATCATCCTGTGCGCCGAGAAGGACAACCTCGAGGTGGAGTTCGCGCTCAAGAGCAAGTCGAACCCGATCGGCGTGGCCGAGTACCACCTCCAGGGCCGGCTGCCGGCGGAGATGAAGGGCAAGCTGCCCTCCCCGCGCCAGCTGCAGGAGGTGGTGCGGGCCAGCTATCCCGGGCTGGCTTCGCGGGAGCGGAGTTCCAGATAGTTCGGCCGACGCAGGCACCCATGCACGCGGGCGCAGCAGGCGGGTGTACGCCCCGAGCCTTTCCGGCACGTGAGCGGCCGCGGAGGCCGATCAGCGCGCCTGGTCGGCCACGGGCCGCACGGCGTGGGTGGATTCGGCGTCCTCGTTGAGGCCGATCCATGCGTTGCCGAAGTTCACGGCATAGAAGTGCTGCTCGGCTTCGCTGCCGGAGCCCGACCAGAACTTGACGGCTGGCGTGTCGGGAAAGCGCGCCGTGTCGATCGTGGGGATGCGGGTCTCGCCTGCGCACCATCGGGGCAAGGTCACGGGGGCCTGCTCAGGGCCCAGTGCAAGCGTGAAGCTCTCTTCCACCAGGCCATGGTCGCACCGCCGCAGGGCTGCCAGTTCCGTGATGGTCGGCAGCCGCCACTGGTCGATGCCTTCGTGGCCCTGGGCATTGAGCGCCTGAACGCGCGCCTGGGCATCCATGAGACCCAGTGCCTCTGCGTTGCCCACGCAGCGTTCTTCCTTCAAGGTCTGGCCCACGGCGCATCGCAGCCATCGCAACCCGGTGGTGGCATCGGTCACGACTGCCGCTGTCGTCGGACCGGGTGAAGATGAAGCAGGCTGCTCGTTGCAGCCGACCAGCAGACACAACGCCATCAAGGCAACCACGGCCCCCCTCGGCGACCAAGCCTTCGCATTGCGCACTCAAATCCTCCATCGGCAATAGCCGTCATTCGTTTGTCATGGATACGAAACGTTAAAAACATAACATAAGTACACATATATCAGCAGGCGCCGTTTCCATGCCCGAAACCTCCGAGTATTTGAGCGATTTCCGGCCGCGTTTTCGCCAGCCCAGTGCGGCGGATCTCTGCACGGAAGTGCCGTGCATGACGACCGAGGAAACGAACGAGAAAGTGCTGGAAGTCTTCAACCGGCACCGCGACCTCGTCAGCCTGCCGGTGGTGGAGGGAAACCAGCCGATCGGCCTGATCAACCGGAACATCTTTCTCTCGCAGATGAGCAAGCCGTTTCGCGTGGAACTGTACGGCCGCAAGAGTTGCATCGCCTTCATGGACAAGGACCCGCTGATCGTCGATGCGGCGCTGGACCTGGAAGCGCTGACCCTCAAGACCGTGGCGCACGGCGAGAAGGCCCTGTCCGACGGCTTCATCATCACGCGCGAAGGCGAATTCGCCGGTGTGGGCAATGGCCTGCAGCTCATGCGCCTGGTGGCGGACCTGCAGGTGTCGCGCAACCGCCAGATCATGCACAGCATCGAATACGCCAGCGTGATCCAGCGCTCCACCTTGCGCAGCTCGCTCGATGCCTTGGCACGCGCGTGCCCGCAGGCGCACCTGGTGTGGGAGCCGCGCGACGTGGTCGGCGGCGATTTCTACCAGTTCAGCACCGCGCCGGACGGCTGGTTCGCCACCGTGGCCGACTGCACGGGGCACGGCGTTCCCGGCGCCTTCATGACGCTGATCGCCTCCACCAACCTGAACCGCGCCATCGAGCAGCACGGCCCGCGTGACCCCGCCCGGCTGCTGGGCAACGTGAATCGCAGTATCAAACATATGCTGGGCCAGATGGACGGGCAGGACGCGACGCCCGGCTCGGACGACGGCATGGACGCCGCATGTTTCTGGTTCGAACCCGCGCAAGGCCGCCTGGTGTTCGCCGGCGCACGGCTGTCGCTGTTCCTGCTGCGTCCCGATGCCGATGCCGTGGAGCTGGTCGAAGGACGGCGCAAGGGCGTGGGCTACATGGACACCGAGTTCGACTTCAGCTGGAGCAACCAGGAACTGCTGTTGCCCCCGGGCAGCCTCGTCTTCGTCAGCACCGACGGGCTGATCGACCAGGTCGGTGGTCCCCGCGCCATCGCGCTGGGCAAACGGCGTGTGCGCGAACTGCTGCTCGAGCAACGCGGGCGCACGGCCGCGCAAGTCAACCAGGCCGTGCTGGACGCCCTGCAGGCCTGGCAGGGCGAGCACCATCGCCGCGACGACCTGACATTTTTCTGCTTCCGCACCTGACACGGAATCACCCATGCCCTTCCCTCAGATCGCCGACAAGTACGGCTCCTTCTTCAACGTGGCGCGCCAACACCAGGTCATCTTCTATTACGTCGGCTACTTCTCCCAGCACATCGTGGCCGCCATGTCCGACGCCGTGAAGCTGCAGCTCGAGGTGGCCGGCGTCGCCGGCCCGACCCGGCGGAGGCTGTTCTCGTCGTTCGTGGAAATGGCGCAGAACATCATTCACTACTCTGCCGACACGCTCACCGCAGCGAGCACGCACAGCGGCGAGCTGCGCCACGGCTCGGTCTGCATCCGCCGCGAAAGCGATGGCGGCTTCCTGCTGCTGTGCGCCAATCCCGTGGAGCCCGAGATCGCCGATGCGCTGCGCGCGAAACTGGAAACCCTGCGCAGCATGACGCTGGAAGAGATCAAGCAGGCCTACCGCCAGACGCTGCGCGAGGAAACGCCCGAAGGCAGCAAAGGCGCGGGCATGGGGCTTCTCACGGTCGCTCGCGACGCCCGCGAACCGCTGGAGTTCGATTTCGACGCCGCGGACAGCGACGGCGGCGCCCCGGTGTTCTACCTGAAGGCGGCGATCTGACACGCCCAAGCCCGGCAACGAATCGAGATTACAGATGGAAAACCTCTACATCGCCCCGACGCCCAGTTCACCCCAGGTGGACTTCAAGTTCGACACTCGGACACTCAGCCTGCGAGGCGAGTCCTACCCCGAGAACGCAGCCGCCTTCTACGGCGAGGTGATCTCGCGGCTCAAGGACTACCTGGCCCAGCAGAGCGGCACCCAGATCGAGGTCAATATCGCATTGGCCTACTTCAACAGTTCCAGCACCAAGATGCTGTTCAACCTGATCGCGGCGCTCAACGACGCCGTGGAGGCCGGCAACCGCGTCACCCTGAACTGGTACCACGACGAGGACGACGACACCATCCTCGAATTCGGCCAGGAGCTCAGCGAAGACTTCCCCGCGATCGATTTCGCGAGCCATCCCGTGAAGTCGAGCTGAATGGACGCCGCCGCACCACCGGACCTGTTCGATGCCGAGAGCCGGGCGCTGCAGGCCGCGCGCGCGGCCTACGACACTTGTGCCGCGACGCAGCCCGCACCCTGCCACCGGGCGTTGGGCGAACTGCTCACCGCCTACGAGCGGCTCCTGCGCGAAACGCGCCGGCTGGTGCGGCGCAGCGATCGCGCCGAGCTCGAGATGAATCAGCTGAACCTGCGCCTGCAGGATCTGGCCGCCGAACTCGAATACCGCGCCACGCACGACCCCCTGACCGGCGTGCTCAACCGGGCGGCCGTCATCGAGCTCGTGAACAGCCATTTCGCGGACGGCGACATCGCGCTGATCGTGCTGGACATCGACCACTTCAAGCGCATCAACGACAGCTTCGGCCATCCTGCCGGAGACCGGGTCATCCAGGCCGTGGTGACCTGTCTGCAGGCGCAGGTGCCCGCGACTGCGCACATCGGCCGTGTCGGCGGCGAGGAGTTCACCGTAGTGCTGCCAGGGCAGTGCGGCGATACCTGCGGGCAGCTCGCACAAGCGCTGCGAAGCGCCATCGAGGCGTACGCCTTCGACTTGCCCGACGGCAGCGGCGTCACGGCCAGCTTCGGCGTTTGCTGGCTTCCGCGCGGCAGCAACTTCGACATCGCCTACGGGCTGGCCGACGAAGCCTTGTACGTTGCCAAGCGCGGCGGCCGCAACCAGGTCGCGCTCGCATCCGGCCACGTGCATGTGCAGCCCGCATGAGGCGCGCGGCTGAGCCGGGGCGGCCGGCCCACGCAAAGCGCCGGACGCCCGACTGGCGCGTGCTCGTGGTGGACCAGGACGCCGATGTGCATGCCGCAGCGCGCGCCGCGCTGCAGGGCCTCACGCTGTTCGAGCGGCCATTGGTGTTCGTGCATGCGTATTCCGGCGAGGAGGCACGCGCGCTGGTGCTGCGCGAGCACGACCTGGCCGTTGTGATCCTGGACGTGGTGACCGAAAGCACGAAAGCCGGCCTGGACCTGGTCGACTTCATCCGCCACACGGCCGGCCTGCGCAACACACGCATCGTGCTGCGCACAGGCGGCCCCGGCCATGTGCCGGCGCTGGACACGCTGCTGCGCTACGACATCAACGACTACCGGACCAAGGCTGAACTCACCCAGGACCGCCTGCTGGCCATGGTCGTCACGGCCGTGCGTTCCTACAAGCAGCTGTGCGCCATCGAGGCCAACAGCCGCAGCCTCGAACTCATCGTGCGCTCCAGCGCCTCCTTGCTGGAGGAGACCGACCTGCGCGCGTTTGCCCGCAGCATCATCACGCAGCTCGCCGCGCTGCTGGGCGCGGCCGGCGACGGCCTGGTCTGTGCACCGGGCATGCAGCAGGGCAGTCCGTACCGCGTGATGGCGGCGGCTGGCCGGTTCTCAGGCCTTGTCGATCTGCCGCTGGATGCGGTGCCGCAGCTGCCCGAGTTGTCCGGCCTGCACCTGCTGCGCCGCGCGCTGGCGCTCGGCTGCAATGTCTACGGCGAGGAAGGCGGGGTGGCCCTGCACATCGGACGCAAGGACGAGCAGGACATGGCCGTCTTCATCGACACGACCGGGGTGCGCGGCACCATCGACCGGCAACTGCTGGACGTCTTCTGCGTCAACCTCAGCACGCTGCTGCACAGCCGGGGACTGCTGGAGCGGCTGCATGAATATGCCTACTACGATCCCCTCGTGCGCCTGCCCAACCGCACCCACTTCGTCGAGGAGGTCGACGCCTGTGCACGGCAAGGCAGGCGGGACCACATCCTGGCGCTGGTCGACATCGACGATTTCAGCGCCACCAACGATGTCATGGGCCACCGATTCGGCGACCGCCTGCTGGAGACCGTGGCCCGGCGCCTGGCCGACGCGTTGCCGGCCGGCATCATGCTGGCCCGCCTGGGCGCCGACACGTTCGGCGTGCTCGGCCCGGTGGGCCAGGTGTCGCCGCCGCAACTGCTGGAATGCGTGCGCCAGCCGCTGGCGGTCGACGGCGTGCCGCACAAGGTCTCGCTGACCTGCGGCTACGTATTGCTTCCGGAAGATGCGCAGGCCGGCGTCGACCTGGTCAAGGACGCCACCATCGCGCTGAAGCGGGCCAAACGGGACCACCGCGGCCAGCACCTGCAGTACTCCGGCCACATGGGCACCGAGGCGCGCGCCCGCGCCTTGTTGCTGTCCAACCTGCGTGCCGCGATCGACAACCGGCAGCTGTTCCTGGTCTATCAGCCGCAGATCGACCTGGGCACCTGCGCGCTGGTCGGCCTGGAGGCACTGCTGCGCTGGCGCGCCGAGGACGGCAATCTGGTGCCGCCGGACCGGTTCATTCCGGTGGCCGAGCACTCGGGGCTGATCGTGGCGCTCGGGCAATGGGTGTTGTCCACGGCCTGCATGACCATGCGCGAGCTGCTGGACGCGGGGCGCGCGCCGCTGCGCATGGCCGTCAACGTCTCGACCGTTCAGTTGCAGGACCCCAGCTTCTTCGAGAGCGTGTGCGCGGCGCTGGCGCACAGCCGGCTCCAGGGCCATCACTTGGAACTGGAGATCACCGAATCGGTGGCTGCGCTGCCCACGCAACTGCTCGAATCCACCCTCACCGCCTTGCGCGCCCAAGGCATCTCCATCGCCATCGACGACTTCGGCACCGGCTATTCGTCGTTGAGTTACCTGGAGCGGCTGCCGCTGGACCGCATCAAGATCGACGGCACTTTCGTACGCCAGCTCAGCGAGACCCAGGGCGCGCGCATCGCGGAGATGGTCGTGCAACTGGGCCGCAAGCTCGGCCTGCACGTGCTGGCCGAAGGCATCGAGGACGCCGCGGCCTGGCAGGCGCTGCTGGCCATGGACTGCAACGAAGGCCAGGGCTACTACATCGCAGCGCCCATGGACAAGGAGGCTTTGTCCTGCTGGCTGCAGGAGCGGGCAGAGAAAACCCCCTGCCCGGCAGCTTGCTGATGGTCGGCAAGGCGCCTTCCTGCTCAGAGGTCTTCGCTTCCCAGCAACATCTCGTTGATGCCCTTGCCGACCTCCACCACGGGGAAAACGTTCTCCGTCGGATCGATGCGGAAATCGAGAAGCACGGTACGGTCGCGCATGGCCCGGGCTTCTCGCAGCGCAGCTTCGATATCGGCCGGGCGTTCGATCAGCATGCCGACATGGCCGTAGGCTTGCGCGAGCTTCACGAAGTCGGGCAAGGCGTCGAGATAGCTTTGGCTGTATCGGCCCTCATGGCTGATCTGCTGCTGTTGCCGGACCATCCCGAGATAGCGGTTGTTCAGAAGAACGATCTTGATCGGCGTGTCGTACTGCAGGCAGGTCGACAGCTCCTTGGTGCTCATCTGCACCGATCCGTCGCCGACGATGCAATAGACCTCGCTGTCGGGCCTGCCCATCTTCACCCCCATCGCGAAGGGGATGCTCACCCCCATGGTGCCAAGCCCACCTGAATTGATCCAGCGCCGCGGCTTCTCGAAGCGGAAGTACTGCGCGGCCCACATCTGGTGCTGCCCGACATCCGATGCGATGTAGACATCTTCATTGCGGGTGATGTCGCACAACGTCTCGATGACGCGCTGCGGCTTGATGACGTATGTGTTGCCGCGATCGTAGTCAAGGCAATGCCGGGCGCGCCACGTCCCGATCGCCGACCACCATTGCGCCATGTCCTGCGGCGCGGGCCGAACGTCCGAAGCATCGAGCAGCGACAGCATTTCCACGAGAACGGTCTTGACGTCCCCGACGATGGGAACGTCCACCTTCACGCGCTTGGCAATGCTCGAGGGATCGATATCGATGTGAATGATCTTGCGCTTGCCTTGCGCAAAGTGCTCCACATTGCCGATGACCCGGTCATCGAAGCGAGCCCCGATGGCCAGCAGCACGTCGCAGTCCTGCATGGCGTTGTTGGCCTCCCAGGTGCCGTGCATCCCCAGCATCCCGAGAAACTTGGGATCCGACGCCGGGTAGGCGCCCAATCCCATGAGCGTGCTGGTGACCGGGAAACCCAGCCGGTCGACCAGCGTGCGCAGTTCGTCGCAAGCACCGCTGAGGATCACGCCCCCACCTGTGTAGATATAGGGACGCCTGGCGGTCAGAAGCAGTTGCAGCGCCTTTCGGATCTGTCCGCCGTGTCCCTGCAACGTGGGTTTGTACGACCGCATTTCCAGCGTTTGCGGGTAGCCCGCATGGATGATCCTGCTTGCCGACACGTCCTTCGGAAAGTCCACGACCACGGGGCCTGGACGACCGCTGCGCGCGATGTGGAAAGCCTTCTTCATGGTCTGCACGATGTCGCGCGGATCCTTGATCAGAAAGTTGTGCTTCACGATCGGGCGCGTGATGCCGACCGTGTCGCACTCCTGGAACGCGTCCTGCCCGATGTCGCGGGTCGGCACCTGGCCGCTGATGACGACCATCGGGATCGAGTCCATGTAGGCCGTCGCAATGCCGGTCACGGCATTGGTCAGGCCCGGGCCGGATGTGACGAGCGCCACGCCGACATGGCCCGTGGCACGCGCATAGCCGTCGGCCGCATGCACGGCCGATTGCTCATGCCGGACCAGCACATGCTGGATCTGCTGCTGCCTGTGCAGGGCGTCATACACATGAAGAACGGCACCGCCGGGGTAGCCCCACAGGCAGGCGACACCTTCTGCCCGAAGGCATCGGATGAGGATTTCAGAGCCTGTGAGCTCTTCGCTGGATGCGTCGTGTGAAGCCGGCGCGGCGGATGTTTCGCGCGGCAATGCCGCGGCTGTCGGGATGTGCCCGGCGGGGAAGTTTTGCATGGTCTACCTTTGTGAATTTCTCTGACGAAATACCTCGGGTGCCCCTTCTCCCGACCCTTGTGAGGTGGTGTTGGGACCTTGGACCCAGCGGCCATGGACGCAATGCTTGCTGCGCCGGACCGGGATCTGTTTGCCGTTGAAGTGCAGCGGGGATTATCTTCGTATCGTGGCCGCAGCGATGGAGCTCGCGCCAAGCCTGCGTCGGAAGACTTAGTGAATACTGACTTGAAGCCGCGACCGTGGATGGCTCCCCTCAGTGCCGCCCGTTGCGCTGGATGCGATGGCGCAGCTGGCTTGAAAGCGTGTCCGCGATGATCACCATGAGGGTGATGACGATGATGCAGGTGGCCGTCTCGGGGTAGCGGAAGAGCTTGAGGCTGCTCACCAGTTCGAACCCGAGTCCGCCGGCGCCCACCATGCCCAGCACCGTCGCCGAGCGCAGGTTCACTTCGAAGCGATAGAGCACGACCGCGATCCAGGCGGTGACGACCTGCGGGACCACGCCGAAGACGATGACCTGCAACGGCCGCGCGCCGGTCGCCCGCAGGGCTTCGAGCGGCCCCTGGTCGATCTC
Above is a window of Variovorax sp. PMC12 DNA encoding:
- a CDS encoding DUF1987 domain-containing protein, yielding MENLYIAPTPSSPQVDFKFDTRTLSLRGESYPENAAAFYGEVISRLKDYLAQQSGTQIEVNIALAYFNSSSTKMLFNLIAALNDAVEAGNRVTLNWYHDEDDDTILEFGQELSEDFPAIDFASHPVKSS
- a CDS encoding SiaB family protein kinase — its product is MPFPQIADKYGSFFNVARQHQVIFYYVGYFSQHIVAAMSDAVKLQLEVAGVAGPTRRRLFSSFVEMAQNIIHYSADTLTAASTHSGELRHGSVCIRRESDGGFLLLCANPVEPEIADALRAKLETLRSMTLEEIKQAYRQTLREETPEGSKGAGMGLLTVARDAREPLEFDFDAADSDGGAPVFYLKAAI
- a CDS encoding Lcl C-terminal domain-containing protein, giving the protein MTDATTGLRWLRCAVGQTLKEERCVGNAEALGLMDAQARVQALNAQGHEGIDQWRLPTITELAALRRCDHGLVEESFTLALGPEQAPVTLPRWCAGETRIPTIDTARFPDTPAVKFWSGSGSEAEQHFYAVNFGNAWIGLNEDAESTHAVRPVADQAR
- a CDS encoding SpoIIE family protein phosphatase, giving the protein MPETSEYLSDFRPRFRQPSAADLCTEVPCMTTEETNEKVLEVFNRHRDLVSLPVVEGNQPIGLINRNIFLSQMSKPFRVELYGRKSCIAFMDKDPLIVDAALDLEALTLKTVAHGEKALSDGFIITREGEFAGVGNGLQLMRLVADLQVSRNRQIMHSIEYASVIQRSTLRSSLDALARACPQAHLVWEPRDVVGGDFYQFSTAPDGWFATVADCTGHGVPGAFMTLIASTNLNRAIEQHGPRDPARLLGNVNRSIKHMLGQMDGQDATPGSDDGMDAACFWFEPAQGRLVFAGARLSLFLLRPDADAVELVEGRRKGVGYMDTEFDFSWSNQELLLPPGSLVFVSTDGLIDQVGGPRAIALGKRRVRELLLEQRGRTAAQVNQAVLDALQAWQGEHHRRDDLTFFCFRT
- a CDS encoding acetolactate synthase 3 catalytic subunit, with the translated sequence MQNFPAGHIPTAAALPRETSAAPASHDASSEELTGSEILIRCLRAEGVACLWGYPGGAVLHVYDALHRQQQIQHVLVRHEQSAVHAADGYARATGHVGVALVTSGPGLTNAVTGIATAYMDSIPMVVISGQVPTRDIGQDAFQECDTVGITRPIVKHNFLIKDPRDIVQTMKKAFHIARSGRPGPVVVDFPKDVSASRIIHAGYPQTLEMRSYKPTLQGHGGQIRKALQLLLTARRPYIYTGGGVILSGACDELRTLVDRLGFPVTSTLMGLGAYPASDPKFLGMLGMHGTWEANNAMQDCDVLLAIGARFDDRVIGNVEHFAQGKRKIIHIDIDPSSIAKRVKVDVPIVGDVKTVLVEMLSLLDASDVRPAPQDMAQWWSAIGTWRARHCLDYDRGNTYVIKPQRVIETLCDITRNEDVYIASDVGQHQMWAAQYFRFEKPRRWINSGGLGTMGVSIPFAMGVKMGRPDSEVYCIVGDGSVQMSTKELSTCLQYDTPIKIVLLNNRYLGMVRQQQQISHEGRYSQSYLDALPDFVKLAQAYGHVGMLIERPADIEAALREARAMRDRTVLLDFRIDPTENVFPVVEVGKGINEMLLGSEDL
- a CDS encoding putative bifunctional diguanylate cyclase/phosphodiesterase, with translation MRRAAEPGRPAHAKRRTPDWRVLVVDQDADVHAAARAALQGLTLFERPLVFVHAYSGEEARALVLREHDLAVVILDVVTESTKAGLDLVDFIRHTAGLRNTRIVLRTGGPGHVPALDTLLRYDINDYRTKAELTQDRLLAMVVTAVRSYKQLCAIEANSRSLELIVRSSASLLEETDLRAFARSIITQLAALLGAAGDGLVCAPGMQQGSPYRVMAAAGRFSGLVDLPLDAVPQLPELSGLHLLRRALALGCNVYGEEGGVALHIGRKDEQDMAVFIDTTGVRGTIDRQLLDVFCVNLSTLLHSRGLLERLHEYAYYDPLVRLPNRTHFVEEVDACARQGRRDHILALVDIDDFSATNDVMGHRFGDRLLETVARRLADALPAGIMLARLGADTFGVLGPVGQVSPPQLLECVRQPLAVDGVPHKVSLTCGYVLLPEDAQAGVDLVKDATIALKRAKRDHRGQHLQYSGHMGTEARARALLLSNLRAAIDNRQLFLVYQPQIDLGTCALVGLEALLRWRAEDGNLVPPDRFIPVAEHSGLIVALGQWVLSTACMTMRELLDAGRAPLRMAVNVSTVQLQDPSFFESVCAALAHSRLQGHHLELEITESVAALPTQLLESTLTALRAQGISIAIDDFGTGYSSLSYLERLPLDRIKIDGTFVRQLSETQGARIAEMVVQLGRKLGLHVLAEGIEDAAAWQALLAMDCNEGQGYYIAAPMDKEALSCWLQERAEKTPCPAAC
- a CDS encoding PDDEXK nuclease domain-containing protein, which gives rise to MPTTTAPTPFDYACFVEDLKQRIDGARLSAARAVNRELVALYWDIGQAIHEQQARRGWGDAVVDRLARDLKTFFPGTAGFSAASLWRMRQFHALYTAPEFLAQLVRENERDAKRPRASKALVVTGDRQLAQAVRDMVEAVPWGHHVNLLSKLDDAGQRLFYLKATARFGWSRNVLLNQIKAQAYERSLAEGKAHNFALALPEHLAEQAEEALKSSYNLEFLGIRREIRERELEDHLIDRLRDFILELGYGFCFVGRQYRLTLGRKEYFIDLLFYHRFLKALVAIELKIGAFEPEFAGKMDFYLNLLNEKERAPDDAPSIGIILCAEKDNLEVEFALKSKSNPIGVAEYHLQGRLPAEMKGKLPSPRQLQEVVRASYPGLASRERSSR
- a CDS encoding GGDEF domain-containing protein — its product is MDAAAPPDLFDAESRALQAARAAYDTCAATQPAPCHRALGELLTAYERLLRETRRLVRRSDRAELEMNQLNLRLQDLAAELEYRATHDPLTGVLNRAAVIELVNSHFADGDIALIVLDIDHFKRINDSFGHPAGDRVIQAVVTCLQAQVPATAHIGRVGGEEFTVVLPGQCGDTCGQLAQALRSAIEAYAFDLPDGSGVTASFGVCWLPRGSNFDIAYGLADEALYVAKRGGRNQVALASGHVHVQPA